One Opitutaceae bacterium DNA segment encodes these proteins:
- a CDS encoding peroxiredoxin-like family protein, whose product MIKSPLSLTALSLALGLSALAVLRAATEVDHLKAGDPVPAGSLRTDPREVGDLQDLLAGKRSGLRFYRGGWCPYCNKHLEALAEIVPELETSGYQILAISPDRPEKLRAKPDLGRLPYTLLSDSPMTVSSALGISFRVEDELVDKYLNSYGIDLEGDSGQNHHLLPYPSVFIIDGAGIIRFAHVDPNYKVRMDPEAIVETARSVQ is encoded by the coding sequence ATGATCAAATCTCCGCTTTCCCTGACTGCCCTGAGCCTGGCGCTTGGCCTTTCTGCATTGGCCGTTCTTCGGGCCGCAACCGAAGTCGACCATCTGAAGGCCGGCGATCCCGTCCCGGCCGGATCCCTCAGGACCGATCCGCGGGAGGTCGGTGACCTGCAGGACCTTCTCGCCGGAAAACGGAGCGGTCTCCGCTTCTACCGGGGTGGTTGGTGCCCCTATTGCAACAAACACCTGGAGGCTCTTGCGGAAATTGTTCCCGAACTGGAAACGTCAGGCTACCAGATCCTAGCCATCAGTCCTGACCGACCGGAGAAACTTCGGGCCAAGCCCGATCTCGGCCGACTGCCCTACACACTGCTTTCCGACAGTCCGATGACGGTTTCCAGCGCTTTGGGCATCTCCTTCAGGGTCGAGGATGAACTGGTCGACAAGTACCTGAACAGCTATGGGATCGATCTGGAGGGAGATTCAGGACAAAACCATCACCTCCTGCCCTACCCGTCCGTCTTCATCATCGACGGGGCAGGCATCATCCGGTTTGCCCATGTCGACCCGAACTACAAGGTGAGGATGGACCCCGAAGCGATCGTCGAGACAGCCAGGTCTGTTCAGTAG